The following nucleotide sequence is from Melioribacteraceae bacterium.
GAAGTAAAGCTGTAAAAAGTGGTGCAAGGTTAGCGCAACCGGATTCTACTGGTATTGTTCGAGGTATTTATGAAAAAATAGACACAACATTTAACGGAGAACCATTTACATATTATTTTTACAATCCCGGAAGTGACAGTGCAATCTATAATGTGAGCTTTACGTTTGTCGGTATTGGACAAGGAGATTACTTAAAACGTGGTCTTGGTAATTATGAGTTTGTCGGAATTGGACAAGGGAGTTATCTTCCGATTATTTATCTTCCACTTCCGGCAAGCAGACAAATGGCAAACATTTTAATCGAAGGAAGACCATTTAACAATCTCAATATTAAAATGGAACTTGCAGGAAGTAATTGGGATAAAAATACTTTTTCAAGTTTGGATGATTCGGACAATTTTGGTTACGCGAGAAATATCGAAATAAAACTTGATCCATCTCAAATTGAAATCGGTGATTTATCTTTTGGAAAAATAGGATTCAATTACAAGGATCGATTTATTCAAGACAGATTTACCGCAATTGATAGAATTGATGAAATCGAATTCAATAGAAATTATAATGTTGTTGATCAAGAGAAATACGATGAAGAATTAAGAGAAGTTGGATTAACCTTAATTCCAATTGAGAGTCTTAATATTTATTCACAATTGGGTAGTTTAAGTCGCGGTGATTTGTTTTCGTCAAAACGATACTTAGTTAAAACTAATTATGAAGATCCTGAATCATTCAACTTAACTTATAATCTTGATTATGTCAGTTCTTCAAACAGAGGTTTCTCAACAAATTGGTTGAAGCAAGACGGAAATACATTTTATAAAATTGGTGTCATTAAACCGGGTTTAAAATTTTTACATGAAAATAAAGAAGACTACGATTCAAATGATTCATTAATGTTAAGCAGTCTTCGTTATTTTGAGTACACACCATATCTCGAATTGATTAATTGGGGTGGATTAAATTTACTTGGTGAATATTCTATACGTGAAGAATCTTTTCCACTTAATGGTATAATCCAAAAACAATCCGAAGCAATTACCAAAAATTTCAAAGTAAGTTACAGTGGAATAAAAGATTTCAATACTTCACTAAATTTTACATTACGAAACAAAAATTATACTCAAGAATTTAAGGAAATCGGTTACTTAGATTTCGAAACAATTCTGATAAGATCACAATCGCGAGCAAATTTATTTGACCGATTTTTAGACGGGGATTTATTTTACGAAGTCTCCACACAAAAAAGCGCAAGACAAGAAAAAGTCTTTGTATTAGTTGAAAAAGGAACAGGTAATTATATCTATCTTGGTGATCTAAATAATAACGGCATTAAAGATGAAAATGAATTTGAACCCGCACTATTCGACGGTGAATATATATTACTGACAGTTCCTACCGATGAACTTTTCCCGGTAATTGATTTGAAAACAAGTACAAGATGGAAAACAGAATTTGCAAGAATCTTCAAAAATGATTCATTCATTTCAACAATCTTGAATCCAATTTCAACTGAGACATATTGGAGAGTAGAAGAAAATAGTAAAGAACAAAATACTGCTAAAATTTATCTTCTTAACTTCTCACATTTCTTGAATGATTCGACAACTATTCGTGGTTCAAATCTTCTACAACAAGATATTTTTCTTTTCAAAAACAAAAATGATCTTTCTTTTAGATTTAGATTTACTCAAAGAAGAAACCTGAATCAATTTGCCGGAGGAACTGAAAAAGGTTTCTATCGCGAAAGAGGAATGCGAATAAGATTTCAGATGGTCGAAGAAATATCAAATCAAACCGAGTACACAAATACAATTGATAATAACTCTGCACCGGTTACATCAAATCGTGCACGTATTGTTTCAACCAACGAATTAACAAGCGATTTCTCATATAGACCGGAACGCAATTTGGAATTTGGTTTTGTAATTAAATTTTCTGAAAGCCGGGATGATTACCCCGAAGTGCCAACACTTGTTGATGCCAATGCCCAAATACTAAGGATGAACCTTAATTTTTCCGGAAGAGGTAGATTAAGAGTTGAACTTGAGAGGAATGAATTGAGCGCTAGTTCGGCAAACAATATAATCCCATTTGAAATTACAAAGGGGAGAGTAATAGGTAAAAACTATTTTTGGCGTGTCAATTTTGATTTTAGAATTGCCGGTAATTTACAAACAACACTTAATTATGATGGCAGACTTCAAGGAGCGGGAAAAGTAATTCATACAATGAGGGCTGAAGCAAGAGCTTATTTCTAATCCAAGTTTGGATACTACATACCTTTTTCGGATTTTTGTTTGTACAAAGTTCAGTCTTATGCATTTAACCACATTCTTAATCGAAGCTCATATATTTCGCCAAATTGACGAAAACCAAATTGAATTTCTTCTACTAAAAAGAAGTGATGGTGAAATCTATTCCGGTGTTTGGCAAATGGTTACCGGATCAATTGATAAAAATGAGAAAGCTTATCAAACTGCTCTTCGTGAAATAAAGGAAGAAACGAGTTTATTGCCCAAACAATTTTGGGTAGTTCCAAATGTTAATTCATTTTACGAACCGAAGAAAGATTACATTTGTATGGTACCGGTTTTTGCAGCTTTAGTGGATTTGGATTGCCAAGTTACTATTTCAAATGAGCATTCCGAATATAAGTGGGTAAGCCTTGATGAAGCTAAAAAATTATTAGCATGGCGTGGACAAAGAAATTCCGTTGAAATAATTTACGAGTACTTTACTAAAGAAAAAAGCTTCTTAAATTTTGTT
It contains:
- a CDS encoding NUDIX pyrophosphatase translates to MHLTTFLIEAHIFRQIDENQIEFLLLKRSDGEIYSGVWQMVTGSIDKNEKAYQTALREIKEETSLLPKQFWVVPNVNSFYEPKKDYICMVPVFAALVDLDCQVTISNEHSEYKWVSLDEAKKLLAWRGQRNSVEIIYEYFTKEKSFLNFVEIKL